One part of the Dyadobacter sp. 676 genome encodes these proteins:
- a CDS encoding SMP-30/gluconolactonase/LRE family protein, translating to MQKFKIIIPMLAGIAALFTPVLLSAQIMDSKSIVAPGAQVEKLGNGYKFTEGPVADKDGNVFFTDQPNNKIIRWDAETGTFSTFSDKAGRANGMYFDKKGNLVACSDEENQVWSFDKKGNPTVLVKDYQGKLLNGPNDLWIDPKGGIYLTDPLYKRDYWKRDPAMQQDGEHVYYLAPDHKKLIRVDERLKKPNGIIGTADGKRLYVADIGDNKTYVYDIRKDGTLANRQLFVSKGSDGMILDEEGNLYITGNGVTVFDPSGTQIAHFPVHKGWTANVCFGGKNRDMLFITAETAVYGLKMRVKGVK from the coding sequence ATGCAAAAATTCAAAATCATTATCCCCATGCTGGCCGGCATTGCCGCGCTGTTTACTCCTGTTCTACTATCCGCACAAATTATGGATTCGAAATCAATCGTCGCGCCGGGAGCTCAGGTCGAAAAGCTGGGCAACGGGTACAAATTCACAGAAGGGCCCGTCGCGGACAAAGACGGTAATGTATTTTTTACCGATCAGCCTAACAACAAAATCATCCGCTGGGATGCCGAAACGGGCACATTCAGCACGTTTTCTGACAAAGCGGGCCGCGCCAACGGCATGTATTTTGACAAAAAAGGTAACCTCGTGGCTTGTTCGGACGAGGAAAATCAGGTTTGGTCCTTTGATAAAAAAGGTAATCCGACGGTCCTCGTTAAAGACTATCAAGGCAAGCTGCTCAATGGTCCAAACGACCTGTGGATCGATCCGAAAGGCGGTATTTATCTCACCGACCCTCTCTATAAACGCGATTACTGGAAACGCGACCCGGCCATGCAACAGGACGGCGAACATGTCTACTACCTCGCTCCGGACCATAAAAAGCTCATCCGCGTGGACGAAAGGTTGAAAAAACCGAACGGCATTATCGGAACTGCCGATGGCAAACGACTCTACGTGGCCGATATCGGCGACAACAAAACCTACGTTTACGACATCCGGAAGGACGGTACGCTTGCCAATCGCCAGCTTTTCGTCTCGAAAGGTTCCGATGGTATGATCCTCGACGAAGAAGGCAATCTTTATATTACAGGCAACGGGGTTACCGTTTTCGACCCGTCGGGTACGCAGATTGCCCATTTTCCCGTACATAAAGGCTGGACGGCCAATGTGTGTTTCGGCGGGAAAAACCGGGACATGCTATTCATTACGGCCGAAACGGCGGTATATGGACTAAAAATGCGGGTCAAAGGTGTAAAATAA
- a CDS encoding GH92 family glycosyl hydrolase translates to MRVPFLSVGLLFLSVFCIDNQSCAQKTPVDYVATIIGTAPSATESARAHSEAGSELKGQTIPAAGVPNGMTQWTPQTRARETKCIAPYYYNDNKFQGFRGTHWLNGSCVQDYGSFTVMPLSGELITDPEKRASVFSHEKEQSSPDHYGVWLQDHQIHAEVTALARTAVMRFKFGSGEESFIVVEPNSDEGEGFVEILRDRGEIVGYNPVHRIYQGAGQPAGISGYFVMKFDQKFMQSGVWLADTITPMGRMLTGKGNRERLGAYVGFGDEKQTVTVRIGTSFTSIEGARANLEKELGTKTFEAVRELSRTAWNEALGKVRVQGSEDDKTLFYSALYRTKLSPRLFSDVDGSYPSFAGGTPLQKAEGFDYYCDFSLWDTFRAAMPLEILLEPARAGDMMQSLVKKAEQGGWMPIFPCWNHYTAAMVGDHALSVIADAYAKNVRNFDVNSAYIYLRKNAFEINTNAKSYEAGQGRRALKSYLQYGYVPLEDSVWQAFHKREQVSRTLEYAYDDFCLGTLAAGLGKKEDADRLRERAMNYRNVIDPSTGYARGRYADGRWIANFDPFAKRASFITEGSPAQYTWFVPHDIAGLQEIMGGKSRFIGKLDTLFNRGYYWHGNEPNHQIAYLYAFAGQPWKTQQWTRAIIRSEYDTGTGGLSGNEDGGQMSAWLAFSMMGFYPVAPGTDQYVLGSPVFSEISLNVGKNRRFTVMAKGVSDNARYIQSATLNGKPFTRTYITHAELLKGGTLVLQMGDRPNMQWGTQEADMPFSLSQGPAFKR, encoded by the coding sequence ATGCGCGTACCTTTTCTGTCAGTCGGTTTACTGTTCCTGTCGGTGTTTTGTATTGATAATCAATCCTGTGCGCAAAAGACGCCGGTCGACTACGTCGCGACGATAATCGGTACCGCGCCGTCGGCAACGGAAAGTGCCAGGGCACATAGCGAGGCGGGCAGCGAACTGAAAGGACAGACGATTCCCGCAGCGGGCGTTCCGAATGGAATGACCCAGTGGACGCCGCAGACCCGTGCCCGAGAAACAAAATGCATTGCACCTTATTACTACAACGACAACAAATTTCAGGGATTTCGCGGCACGCATTGGCTCAACGGGTCCTGCGTGCAGGATTACGGATCGTTCACTGTGATGCCGCTGTCGGGCGAGCTCATCACCGATCCGGAGAAGAGGGCCAGCGTATTCAGTCACGAAAAAGAGCAAAGCTCACCGGACCATTACGGGGTCTGGTTGCAGGACCATCAGATCCACGCCGAAGTGACGGCGCTTGCCCGGACGGCCGTCATGCGGTTTAAATTCGGGAGCGGAGAGGAATCGTTTATCGTTGTTGAACCCAATAGCGACGAGGGCGAAGGTTTCGTCGAAATCCTCCGGGACCGGGGCGAAATCGTGGGCTACAACCCGGTGCACCGCATTTATCAGGGAGCGGGACAGCCCGCGGGAATCAGCGGATATTTTGTGATGAAGTTCGATCAAAAATTCATGCAGTCGGGCGTGTGGCTGGCGGATACCATTACACCGATGGGCAGAATGCTCACGGGCAAGGGCAACCGGGAGCGACTTGGGGCTTATGTGGGATTTGGAGATGAAAAACAGACCGTTACCGTTCGCATCGGGACGTCGTTTACCAGCATTGAAGGCGCCCGCGCGAACCTCGAAAAGGAACTGGGTACAAAAACTTTTGAAGCCGTCAGGGAATTGTCCAGAACTGCCTGGAACGAGGCATTGGGGAAAGTCCGCGTGCAAGGGAGCGAAGATGATAAAACGCTTTTTTACAGTGCATTGTACCGAACGAAGTTATCTCCCCGACTTTTCTCCGACGTGGACGGGAGCTACCCCTCGTTCGCGGGCGGTACGCCGCTTCAAAAGGCGGAGGGCTTCGACTACTATTGCGATTTCAGCTTATGGGACACATTCCGTGCGGCTATGCCGCTGGAAATCCTGCTGGAACCGGCACGCGCCGGCGATATGATGCAGTCGCTCGTGAAAAAAGCGGAGCAGGGAGGCTGGATGCCGATTTTTCCCTGCTGGAACCACTACACGGCGGCGATGGTGGGCGACCATGCATTGTCGGTCATCGCGGACGCCTACGCGAAGAATGTGCGGAATTTTGATGTAAACAGTGCGTACATCTATCTGCGGAAAAACGCATTTGAAATAAATACTAATGCCAAAAGTTACGAAGCGGGCCAGGGGCGCCGCGCATTGAAATCTTACCTGCAGTACGGCTATGTGCCGCTGGAAGACAGCGTCTGGCAGGCGTTTCACAAGCGGGAGCAGGTTTCCCGAACGCTCGAATACGCATATGACGACTTCTGCCTGGGGACATTGGCGGCCGGCCTGGGCAAAAAAGAAGATGCCGACCGGCTCCGCGAACGTGCAATGAACTACCGGAACGTGATCGATCCGTCGACCGGCTACGCGCGCGGCCGCTATGCCGACGGGCGCTGGATTGCGAATTTCGATCCGTTCGCCAAACGTGCCAGTTTTATTACGGAAGGCTCGCCTGCGCAATACACGTGGTTTGTGCCACACGACATCGCGGGATTGCAGGAGATAATGGGAGGTAAAAGCCGTTTTATCGGCAAATTGGATACGCTATTCAACCGGGGATATTACTGGCATGGCAACGAGCCCAATCATCAGATCGCCTACCTCTATGCATTTGCGGGACAACCCTGGAAAACGCAGCAATGGACACGCGCCATTATCCGGAGCGAATACGATACCGGCACGGGCGGGTTGAGCGGAAACGAGGATGGCGGACAAATGTCGGCCTGGCTGGCATTCAGTATGATGGGCTTTTACCCTGTCGCGCCCGGGACCGATCAGTATGTGCTCGGAAGCCCGGTGTTCAGCGAAATATCGTTGAATGTCGGAAAGAACAGAAGGTTTACGGTGATGGCAAAAGGCGTTTCCGATAATGCGCGCTACATTCAGTCGGCAACGCTGAACGGAAAGCCGTTTACCCGGACTTACATTACCCACGCCGAGCTGCTCAAAGGAGGAACGCTCGTGCTGCAGATGGGCGACAGGCCCAATATGCAATGGGGGACACAGGAGGCGGACATGCCGTTTTCGCTTTCCCAAGGCCCTGCCTTTAAGAGATAA
- a CDS encoding Gfo/Idh/MocA family oxidoreductase gives MDTRRDFLQKLSLGIGATALSDLPASAKELYSGPKADKQLRVALMGLGSYATRVAEAMKDCKMATLVGAVSGTPSKLETWKQKYNIPGKNTYNYETVSGIKDNPDIDLVYITTPNSLHHKHVLQIAAAGKHVLCEKPVADNAQQTREMIAACKKAGVKFYIGYRMHFEPHTRELIRMREAGELGKILHVNNYMGFKSGDPNQWRLKKSLAGGGAMMDVGIYALNGARYATGEEPIWVTAQETKTDPVKFREVDETIMFQLGFPSGIVASCGTTYAFNNYERLYVIGEKGFVELSPAFGYGPIKGRTHLGPMNQPVVTHQTLQMDGIADIILNNKPDPNVTGEEGLKDMIVVDAVYESIRKGGAKIMLAGK, from the coding sequence ATGGATACCCGTCGAGATTTCCTGCAAAAACTATCCCTGGGCATCGGCGCAACGGCGTTGAGCGACCTCCCTGCATCCGCAAAGGAGCTGTATTCCGGCCCGAAGGCCGACAAGCAGTTGCGCGTGGCATTAATGGGGCTGGGAAGTTACGCTACCCGCGTAGCGGAGGCGATGAAGGACTGCAAAATGGCGACGCTGGTCGGCGCGGTTTCGGGTACGCCTTCAAAACTCGAAACCTGGAAACAGAAATACAATATCCCCGGGAAGAATACCTACAACTACGAGACGGTAAGCGGGATCAAAGACAATCCGGACATCGACCTTGTGTACATTACCACGCCTAACTCGTTGCACCATAAGCACGTATTGCAAATTGCCGCGGCCGGCAAACACGTACTTTGTGAAAAACCCGTCGCCGACAATGCGCAGCAAACCCGCGAGATGATCGCCGCGTGTAAAAAGGCCGGCGTGAAGTTCTATATCGGCTACCGGATGCATTTCGAACCGCATACGCGTGAGCTTATACGCATGCGCGAGGCCGGGGAGCTGGGCAAGATATTGCATGTGAACAACTATATGGGATTCAAATCCGGCGACCCAAACCAATGGCGACTGAAAAAATCCCTCGCGGGCGGCGGGGCAATGATGGACGTGGGGATTTATGCACTCAATGGTGCCCGCTACGCAACCGGCGAGGAGCCGATTTGGGTCACGGCGCAGGAAACGAAAACCGACCCCGTCAAATTCAGGGAGGTAGACGAGACGATCATGTTCCAGCTGGGGTTCCCAAGCGGCATCGTGGCGAGTTGCGGCACGACCTACGCATTCAACAATTATGAGCGGTTGTATGTGATCGGAGAAAAGGGATTTGTAGAACTGAGCCCTGCATTCGGCTACGGGCCCATCAAAGGCCGCACACACCTCGGCCCGATGAACCAGCCCGTGGTTACGCACCAGACACTTCAAATGGACGGTATCGCCGATATTATCCTCAACAACAAACCGGATCCGAATGTGACTGGGGAGGAGGGTTTGAAAGATATGATCGTGGTAGATGCGGTATACGAGTCAATCCGCAAAGGCGGGGCTAAAATTATGCTCGCTGGAAAATAA
- a CDS encoding GntG family PLP-dependent aldolase, which produces MKIDLRSDTITRPTREMQEAMWAAEVGDDVLGDDPTVNALQDKAAKLFGMEDALFCPSGTMTNQLAIRVHTRPGSDVICDKHSHIYLYEGGGIMLNAFSSVKLLEGDRGRLSAGQVAEAVSPEHDVHSTVTRLVSLENTMNKGGGCYYDFKEIEAIREVCTRRGIPLHLDGARLFNALVETGETPLQYGKVFDSISICLSKGLGCPIGSLLLGTSEMIREARRFRKVMGGGWRQAGFLAAAGIYALDHHVSRLKEDHRRARAIGEMFAGRPEVAEIFPVDTNIVIIRLNDGLAEQQYVSRLAEAGILAVTFGKGMVRFVTHLDFTDDHLDAMRSRLKTF; this is translated from the coding sequence ATGAAAATAGACCTGCGCAGCGACACCATTACCAGGCCCACCAGGGAAATGCAGGAGGCGATGTGGGCGGCGGAAGTCGGCGACGATGTGCTGGGCGACGATCCCACGGTGAATGCATTACAGGATAAGGCGGCAAAGCTCTTCGGGATGGAAGATGCCCTGTTTTGTCCTTCCGGCACCATGACCAACCAACTGGCGATCCGTGTGCATACACGACCGGGGAGCGACGTCATCTGCGACAAACATTCTCACATTTATCTCTACGAGGGAGGGGGCATCATGTTGAACGCCTTTTCGTCCGTCAAACTTCTCGAAGGCGACCGCGGCAGGCTCTCGGCAGGGCAGGTAGCGGAGGCGGTCAGCCCGGAGCACGATGTCCACTCGACGGTAACGCGCCTGGTTTCGCTGGAAAACACGATGAACAAAGGCGGGGGTTGCTATTACGACTTTAAAGAGATAGAAGCGATCCGTGAAGTTTGTACCCGGCGCGGCATACCACTTCACCTGGACGGAGCCCGGCTGTTCAATGCGCTGGTCGAAACGGGAGAAACCCCATTGCAGTACGGAAAAGTTTTCGATAGTATCAGTATTTGCCTTTCCAAAGGCCTGGGATGCCCGATAGGGTCGCTGCTGCTCGGTACGAGTGAAATGATCCGCGAGGCCCGGCGTTTCAGGAAGGTAATGGGCGGAGGATGGCGGCAGGCGGGGTTCCTCGCTGCGGCGGGCATTTATGCGCTCGATCATCACGTGAGTCGCCTGAAAGAGGATCACCGGCGGGCGAGGGCGATCGGGGAGATGTTTGCCGGGAGGCCGGAAGTTGCAGAAATTTTTCCGGTCGATACCAACATTGTCATTATCAGGCTGAACGACGGGCTCGCCGAACAGCAATATGTGAGCCGGCTGGCCGAGGCGGGGATTCTGGCGGTAACATTTGGAAAAGGGATGGTCAGGTTTGTAACACACCTCGATTTTACCGACGACCACCTCGACGCCATGCGCAGCCGGCTGAAAACTTTCTAA
- a CDS encoding DUF4249 domain-containing protein: MFSRQLILLLLAFVLAACESLVTDIDQSKLPQVGSKLVVQCFISPQAARINVVVTESVPLFAEPGLKGGVIRNAIVKLSDGTKEVVVPFDTTDQLYSIEKAAFTVLPGKTYFLSVTDGARSVSSTCTVPASAVLPRTYEIDTSYSGSVPNQDTSLTVKMTWNDIAQETNYYRVRAWLDLEYSVPQSADGNSVKEKRLRNRFNINWDDTIGRNDFRNDVNLDGASFNSPIGRVNLPDVMTIGLGNGAFYTLYPKSKIISVTMEVYNTDEHYFKYHRSLQTRGDADNPFVEPSLIYTNIEGGLGCFGSYNAGQSIYRPK, translated from the coding sequence ATGTTTTCCCGACAACTCATTCTCCTGTTACTGGCATTCGTCCTGGCCGCGTGTGAATCGCTTGTTACCGATATCGACCAGTCCAAACTCCCGCAGGTCGGTTCCAAATTGGTGGTACAATGCTTTATTTCCCCTCAGGCGGCACGCATTAATGTGGTGGTGACTGAATCGGTCCCGCTTTTTGCCGAACCCGGCCTGAAAGGGGGCGTGATCCGGAACGCGATCGTGAAACTGTCCGACGGGACAAAAGAGGTGGTGGTTCCTTTTGATACAACCGACCAGCTGTATTCGATTGAAAAAGCTGCATTCACGGTTTTACCGGGGAAGACCTATTTCCTTTCGGTAACCGACGGAGCTCGTTCGGTAAGTTCAACATGTACGGTGCCAGCCAGTGCGGTACTGCCCCGGACTTACGAAATCGACACCTCCTATTCGGGAAGCGTGCCGAATCAGGATACTTCGCTCACCGTGAAAATGACCTGGAACGACATCGCGCAGGAAACCAATTACTATCGCGTACGTGCCTGGCTCGATCTGGAATACAGTGTCCCGCAGAGTGCCGACGGCAATAGCGTAAAGGAGAAAAGGCTACGGAACCGTTTCAATATCAACTGGGACGATACCATTGGCCGGAACGATTTCCGCAACGACGTCAATCTGGATGGAGCGAGTTTCAATTCCCCCATCGGGCGCGTCAATCTGCCCGACGTAATGACCATCGGTTTGGGAAACGGCGCCTTTTACACGTTATATCCGAAAAGCAAGATCATATCGGTCACCATGGAGGTTTACAATACCGACGAGCATTATTTCAAATACCACCGCTCACTGCAAACGCGGGGCGACGCCGATAACCCCTTCGTGGAGCCTTCTTTGATCTATACCAATATAGAAGGCGGCCTGGGATGTTTCGGGTCCTACAATGCCGGACAATCGATATATCGTCCCAAATAA
- a CDS encoding alpha/beta hydrolase family protein, with amino-acid sequence MKKLTFLILFFVSLHASAQQGLVKESLKLNSKAMGKEIRYNIYLPADYDKTNRSYPVLYLLHGYSDDETGWTQFGEVQHIADKAIAGGDAPAMIIVMPDAGVTFYINSADGKARYEDFFVTELIPHIESTYRVRAKKEFRAVAGLSMGGYGTMIMATKHPDLFAAAAPLSGAFWSDEELSNMPAERYDGLLAGLYGKAAPGKERLSENWYKNSILKIIETAPVDKLKTVKYYIDCGDDDFLIKGNMNLHAAMTDKAIPHEFRVRDGGHTWTYWRTALPEVLKFVGQSFHR; translated from the coding sequence ATGAAAAAGTTAACTTTCCTCATTCTCTTTTTTGTTTCGCTCCATGCCTCTGCGCAGCAAGGTCTTGTGAAAGAAAGCCTGAAACTGAACAGCAAGGCCATGGGCAAGGAAATCAGGTATAATATTTACCTTCCTGCCGACTACGATAAAACCAACCGCAGTTACCCGGTGCTTTACCTTCTCCACGGCTATTCGGATGACGAAACCGGGTGGACGCAATTTGGCGAAGTGCAGCATATTGCCGATAAAGCCATCGCCGGCGGCGACGCCCCCGCGATGATCATCGTAATGCCCGACGCCGGTGTCACTTTCTACATCAACAGCGCCGACGGAAAGGCCAGATACGAAGATTTCTTCGTAACGGAACTGATCCCCCACATCGAATCGACATACCGCGTTCGCGCTAAAAAGGAATTCAGGGCTGTGGCGGGACTTTCGATGGGCGGCTACGGTACGATGATCATGGCTACCAAGCATCCCGATCTGTTTGCGGCGGCGGCTCCTTTGAGCGGGGCGTTCTGGTCGGACGAAGAGCTATCCAATATGCCTGCCGAGCGCTACGACGGCCTGTTGGCCGGATTGTATGGCAAAGCAGCTCCGGGTAAAGAACGCCTTTCGGAAAACTGGTATAAAAATTCAATCCTTAAAATAATCGAAACCGCTCCGGTTGATAAACTTAAAACCGTAAAATACTATATCGATTGTGGTGACGATGATTTCCTTATCAAAGGTAATATGAACCTTCATGCCGCTATGACCGATAAGGCCATTCCTCACGAATTTCGCGTGCGCGACGGCGGGCATACCTGGACGTACTGGCGCACGGCGTTGCCCGAGGTGCTGAAATTCGTGGGGCAGAGCTTCCACCGCTGA
- a CDS encoding DUF1398 family protein: MEMIELTDELIHSAEQRSAGQPYPYFVKNLKAIGVDNYEVKVKNHKRTYTSVNGDKLIIPGDLPEFECAEDFKLEEVKAAIKRTQEGITDYPTFLREIGAAGIHTYVADLSGMKVIYQGPNSEYEYEEMIPEV; this comes from the coding sequence ATGGAAATGATCGAACTGACCGACGAACTCATTCACTCAGCCGAGCAACGGTCTGCCGGCCAGCCCTACCCATATTTCGTGAAAAATCTGAAAGCAATCGGGGTGGACAATTACGAAGTGAAAGTGAAGAACCATAAACGTACTTATACCTCCGTTAATGGCGACAAGCTTATTATCCCGGGTGACCTGCCGGAATTTGAATGTGCCGAGGATTTCAAGCTGGAAGAAGTCAAGGCGGCCATCAAGCGTACCCAGGAGGGCATTACGGATTACCCCACTTTCCTGCGAGAAATCGGGGCCGCGGGCATACACACCTATGTAGCCGATCTTTCGGGCATGAAGGTGATTTATCAGGGCCCCAACTCCGAATATGAATACGAAGAAATGATTCCAGAGGTTTAG
- a CDS encoding MBL fold metallo-hydrolase, whose amino-acid sequence MKIHIIDTGFFKLDGGAMFGVVPKALWNKQNPADEKNLCSWAMRCLLIENGTKLILVDTGIGNKQDDKFFSHYDLHGDATLLSSIEEKGFGPADITDVFLTHLHFDHVGGAVRFSRDGSRLVPTFPNAVYWSNEAHWLWATNPNPREKASFLKENILPLQESGQLQFVANGHSPFGNISLMNVDGHTEQMMLPVIHYKNRKIIYCADLIPSSYHVPVPWIMSYDMRPLQTIEEKQDILRQAADEECILLFEHDPVYEAALVEHTEKGVRIRERGALRDFLIE is encoded by the coding sequence ATGAAAATCCACATCATCGATACCGGCTTTTTTAAACTCGACGGCGGCGCAATGTTTGGTGTCGTCCCGAAAGCGCTTTGGAATAAACAAAACCCGGCCGATGAAAAAAACCTTTGCTCCTGGGCCATGCGGTGCCTGCTGATCGAAAACGGGACAAAATTGATACTGGTCGATACCGGAATAGGGAACAAGCAGGACGACAAGTTTTTCAGCCATTACGACCTCCATGGCGATGCAACATTGCTTTCGTCCATCGAAGAAAAAGGATTCGGCCCGGCCGACATCACCGACGTGTTCCTCACCCACCTGCATTTCGACCATGTCGGCGGCGCGGTCCGGTTCAGCCGCGACGGTTCCCGCCTCGTCCCCACGTTCCCGAATGCGGTTTACTGGTCGAACGAAGCACATTGGCTATGGGCTACCAACCCCAATCCACGCGAAAAGGCCTCATTTTTGAAAGAAAATATATTACCATTGCAGGAATCGGGGCAATTACAATTTGTGGCAAATGGGCACTCTCCCTTCGGAAATATCAGTCTGATGAACGTCGACGGCCACACCGAGCAAATGATGCTGCCGGTTATCCATTACAAGAACCGGAAAATCATTTACTGCGCCGACCTTATTCCATCGTCGTATCATGTGCCTGTTCCCTGGATAATGAGCTATGACATGCGCCCCTTGCAAACCATCGAAGAAAAACAGGACATTCTCCGGCAAGCCGCCGACGAGGAGTGCATATTGCTTTTCGAGCACGACCCTGTTTACGAGGCGGCGTTGGTGGAGCATACCGAAAAAGGCGTCAGAATTCGCGAGCGCGGGGCACTGAGAGATTTTCTGATTGAGTAG
- a CDS encoding pyridoxamine 5'-phosphate oxidase family protein gives MKDYPQSVRRKDRQEIDISFLHAILNNAMSCSIAIEKEGYPLIHVAFYHFDQANNDIVFHFSKHGHAGEEITDGKKASISVYKYGRLYTAAKAVDFGCEYQSVMIYGTIRIIENEEERMQAMNDFFDRYFKHIPKDDYEAFTSAQSKPIHVAKIRIEQWFGKEHAVPALAIDAFYPDFPAVMKPRDTQ, from the coding sequence ATGAAAGACTACCCCCAAAGTGTGCGAAGAAAAGACCGCCAGGAGATCGACATCTCTTTCTTGCACGCAATTCTAAACAATGCGATGTCCTGCTCTATTGCCATAGAAAAGGAGGGTTATCCGTTAATCCACGTCGCGTTTTATCACTTCGACCAGGCAAACAATGACATCGTCTTTCATTTCTCTAAGCATGGGCACGCAGGCGAGGAAATTACGGACGGAAAGAAAGCGAGCATTTCAGTATACAAATACGGCAGACTCTATACAGCAGCTAAGGCAGTTGATTTTGGTTGCGAATATCAAAGTGTGATGATCTACGGGACAATCAGAATTATCGAAAACGAAGAGGAACGAATGCAGGCGATGAACGATTTCTTCGACCGGTATTTCAAACATATTCCCAAAGACGATTACGAGGCATTTACATCTGCGCAAAGCAAGCCTATTCACGTGGCCAAAATCCGTATTGAACAATGGTTTGGAAAAGAACACGCGGTGCCGGCGTTGGCAATAGATGCATTTTACCCGGATTTCCCGGCAGTAATGAAACCGCGCGATACGCAATAG
- a CDS encoding FAD-dependent oxidoreductase produces the protein MCWRQEKKIAVLGCGTVGIATSRLLQESGCEVTIYTKDVPPNVTSNLATGTWSPASRVCDKKIARPEFKDTWEQATRFSFRRFQFLLGMNDIACWAEEYGVFKQAPVYTPGAGGEDFEIDGLLPERVRLEKKEHPFKADHVTRRTNIMFNIPTYLRHQLQDFTMFGGKVKIQEIKKVEDIDALPEKVVVNCMGLGAKPVFNDEELTPISGQLSCLIPQGDVNYKLYTQGANFIARKDGIYIGSNGIVGNWDTTPSREQTEKTVGILMKLMEEMRG, from the coding sequence ATGTGCTGGCGACAGGAGAAAAAAATAGCGGTGCTGGGGTGCGGAACAGTGGGTATCGCGACGTCCCGATTATTGCAGGAAAGCGGCTGCGAAGTAACTATTTACACCAAAGACGTGCCCCCGAACGTAACGAGCAACCTCGCCACCGGCACGTGGTCGCCGGCGTCGCGGGTCTGCGACAAGAAGATTGCCAGGCCGGAATTCAAGGATACCTGGGAGCAAGCGACGCGGTTTTCGTTCAGACGGTTCCAGTTTCTTTTGGGAATGAACGACATTGCCTGCTGGGCGGAGGAATACGGGGTGTTCAAACAAGCCCCGGTTTATACCCCCGGAGCCGGTGGCGAAGATTTCGAGATAGACGGCCTGCTGCCCGAACGCGTGCGACTCGAAAAGAAGGAACACCCTTTCAAAGCCGACCATGTGACGCGCCGGACGAATATCATGTTCAACATTCCGACCTATTTGCGGCACCAGTTGCAGGATTTCACGATGTTTGGCGGGAAAGTCAAAATCCAGGAAATCAAAAAAGTGGAAGATATCGATGCGTTGCCTGAAAAAGTAGTTGTGAATTGCATGGGCCTGGGAGCGAAGCCGGTATTCAACGACGAAGAGCTGACGCCAATTTCAGGTCAGCTTTCATGCCTTATTCCACAGGGAGATGTGAACTACAAGTTATACACTCAAGGCGCCAATTTCATCGCCCGTAAAGACGGCATTTACATCGGAAGCAATGGCATCGTCGGTAATTGGGACACCACACCGAGCCGGGAACAGACGGAGAAAACCGTCGGGATATTGATGAAGTTAATGGAAGAAATGAGAGGATAG
- a CDS encoding helix-turn-helix transcriptional regulator, whose translation MIEAVNQLIEDLDHERVLLADRHLRLQQETQPDLRPTRKAISDLIVEFEARCWSDEDLVTDAQMEESEAAKIQAEKEYAFLRKRNKLILAKLQELSLKQKDLALLLNHSKSYTSELLNGIRPFSTNDLKLIHLLFEIPLTDLIITIPSQETLSRLETAIDKISSLNPKASMLRETLAKRPEQTGYCRKIGMRTICRKKLNRKNMLATN comes from the coding sequence TTGATAGAGGCTGTTAACCAACTCATCGAAGACCTTGACCACGAGCGGGTTCTGCTCGCAGACCGGCATTTGAGGCTACAACAGGAAACTCAACCTGATCTGCGCCCAACCCGAAAAGCGATAAGTGATCTAATAGTAGAATTTGAGGCAAGATGCTGGTCCGATGAAGACCTGGTAACCGATGCCCAAATGGAGGAAAGCGAAGCCGCAAAAATTCAGGCCGAAAAAGAGTATGCATTTCTCCGGAAACGGAATAAGCTGATTCTCGCAAAGCTTCAAGAACTTTCATTAAAACAAAAAGACCTTGCGCTCCTATTAAATCACAGCAAATCCTATACTTCTGAATTGCTGAACGGCATCAGGCCGTTTTCGACCAATGACTTAAAATTGATTCATTTACTCTTCGAAATCCCGCTCACAGATCTTATCATCACAATCCCCTCACAGGAAACATTAAGCCGATTGGAAACTGCAATAGATAAAATCTCTTCCTTGAACCCAAAGGCTAGCATGCTACGCGAAACGCTTGCGAAACGCCCGGAGCAAACGGGTTACTGCCGGAAAATTGGGATGAGGACGATTTGCAGGAAGAAACTCAACAGGAAGAACATGTTGGCGACAAATTAA